The genomic interval TTCAGAGCCTGCCGTGAATGCCTCCGGCCTTGGGCCATGGCCGGCGCAGGCCGCGGTGACGAGCGCAACGGCGAGCGTGCCCAGCGATCGGCGGATACCAGCAGGGCGGCCGGCCCGAGGGGTGGCGCGCTCACATGGCGTCGCGCGTCCCTCCCGGGCCGACATGGTCCCGCCCCCTTACGTCCTGGCCGGAGCCGACTCCGCAGCCTTCGGCGCCGGCGGGCTCTTGCCCTTGTAGGGCTGCGAGAGGACCGCGACCGTCGCGGCGATCTCCTCCGCGGTCACGCCCTGGCGCAGCTCCTCCATCCGGCGCATGACCTCCTGCCAGCGCAGCCCCTCTGCGGCGCTCACCCACTCGAGCTGCAGGCGCTCCTTGCGGATGCCGAGGGCCTCCATGCGGCGCCAGACCTTCTCGACGCGCTTCTTCGTCCAGTGGTTGGCGTCGATGTAGTGGCAGTCGCCGAAGTGGCAGCCGGAGACGAGCACGACGGGGGCGCCGAGGCGAAACGCCCGCCAGATGAAGCTCTCGTCGACGCGGCCGGAGCACATGGTGCGGATCAGGCGCGCGTTCGGGGGGTATTGGAGGCGCGAGACCCCCGCGAAGTCGGCGCCGGCGTACGAGCACCAGTTGCAGGCGAAGGTCACGATCTTGTCCGCCGGGTCCTCCTCGAGGATCGCGTCGATCTGGCCGACGATCTGCCGGTCGGCGTAGTGGTTCATGTCGATCGCGCCGAAGGGGCACTCGGCCGAGCAGGTGCCGCAGCCGGCGCAGGCGGCCTCGATGACGGTGGCCTTCGTCTTGGCCTTCGCGTCGGCGCGGATCGCCTTGTAGGGACAGACCTTGGCGCAGATGCCGCAGGCGGTGCAGCGCGACTGGTCGACCTGCGCCGTGAGCGCCTCGATGCGCAGCTTGCCGTGCGACATCAGGCGGATCGAGCGCGCCGCGGCGGCGGAGGCCTGCGTCACGGCCTCCTTGATGTCTTTCGGCCCTTCCGCGCACCCGGCGAAGAAGACGCCGCGGGTCGCCGAGTCCACCGGCATCAGCTTGGAGTGCGCCTCCAGGAAGAAGCCATCGGAGGTCTTCTGGAGGGCGAGCATCTCCTGCAGGTGCTTGTTGTCCGCGCGCGGCAGGATGCCGACCGAGAGCACGACGAGGTCCGCGCCGTGTCGCTCCAAGGTCCCGGTCGTGGTGTTCTCGACGCTCAGCACGAGGGAGCCGGTGTCCGCGTCCTCCTCGATCAGGCCGGGCAGCCCCCGGAGGTAGCGCACGCCGGCCTCGCGGCTGCGCGTGTAGAGGTCCTCGAAGCCCTTGCCGAAGGAGCGGATGTCCAGGTAGAAGACCGTGACCTCCATGTCGGGGTAGTGCTCCTTGAGCATCAGCGTGTCCTTGATCGTCACCATGCAGCAGACGTTGCTGCAGTACGGCTTGCAGCCGGCGGCGCCGCTGGTGCTGCGCGAGCCGACGCACTGGACGAAGGCGACGCGCCGCGGCTTCTGGCGGTCGCCCGGCCGCACCACCTCGCCGAGCGTCGGGCCGCCGGCGTTGATCAGCCGCTCGAACTCCAGGCTGGTGACGACGTTCGGGAAGCGGCCGTAGCCGTACTCCTCGATCGCCGTCGGGTCGAAGACGTCCATGCCGGTGGCGACGACGATCGTGCCGACCTCGAACTCGTGGAGCTGCTCCTTCATGTCGAAGTCGATGCACTGCTTCTTGCAGGCCTTGATGCACTTGCCGCAGACCAGCGGGTCCTGCCCGAGGCAGACGGCCGGGTCCACGAGGTAGGCCGAGGGGACGGCCTGCGCGAACGGCGAGTAGATCGCCTTGCGCGTGGCCAGCCCGATCTCGAACTCGTTGGGCGTGATCTGGGGGCAGACCTTGGCGCAGTCGCCGCAGGCGGTGCACTCCTTCTCGCGGACAAACCGCGGCCGCTGGCGTACCCGCACCTTGAAGTTGCCGACGTAGCCGCCGATCTGCTCGATCTCGGAGAGCGTCAGGAGCTTGATTCGTGGATGCCGACCGGCATCCGT from bacterium carries:
- the hdrA2 gene encoding CoB-CoM heterodisulfide reductase HdrA2, with the translated sequence MTEPEPARAPDGEELRIGVFVCQCGANIAAAVDTRAVADVAAKLPGVAYATDQPYSCSEPGQVGMKEEIRKRGLNRVVIASCSPRLHEPTFRAMVADAGLNPYLMEMANLREQVSWVHSHDRPAATAKAIDLVKMAVRRASALKSLNEMEVPVTKRSLVVGGGVAGIQAALDLADAGYEVVLVEKLSSIGGVMAQLDKTYPTMDCSIUILGPKMTDAGRHPRIKLLTLSEIEQIGGYVGNFKVRVRQRPRFVREKECTACGDCAKVCPQITPNEFEIGLATRKAIYSPFAQAVPSAYLVDPAVCLGQDPLVCGKCIKACKKQCIDFDMKEQLHEFEVGTIVVATGMDVFDPTAIEEYGYGRFPNVVTSLEFERLINAGGPTLGEVVRPGDRQKPRRVAFVQCVGSRSTSGAAGCKPYCSNVCCMVTIKDTLMLKEHYPDMEVTVFYLDIRSFGKGFEDLYTRSREAGVRYLRGLPGLIEEDADTGSLVLSVENTTTGTLERHGADLVVLSVGILPRADNKHLQEMLALQKTSDGFFLEAHSKLMPVDSATRGVFFAGCAEGPKDIKEAVTQASAAAARSIRLMSHGKLRIEALTAQVDQSRCTACGICAKVCPYKAIRADAKAKTKATVIEAACAGCGTCSAECPFGAIDMNHYADRQIVGQIDAILEEDPADKIVTFACNWCSYAGADFAGVSRLQYPPNARLIRTMCSGRVDESFIWRAFRLGAPVVLVSGCHFGDCHYIDANHWTKKRVEKVWRRMEALGIRKERLQLEWVSAAEGLRWQEVMRRMEELRQGVTAEEIAATVAVLSQPYKGKSPPAPKAAESAPART